One Archocentrus centrarchus isolate MPI-CPG fArcCen1 chromosome 10, fArcCen1, whole genome shotgun sequence genomic region harbors:
- the LOC115787192 gene encoding uncharacterized protein K02A2.6-like, giving the protein LLDFKDIFALTECDVGLTHLVEHVIDTGDARPVKMRPRRLPLAHQEAADQELREMLKMGIIEPSESPWASAVVMVPKKNSPRMRFCLDYRPLNKVTKKDSYPLPRIDESLDLVAGSSWFSTLDLRSGYWQVPLSPDSRPKTAFCTNRGLWQFRVLSFGLCNAPATFERLMDGVLAGVPRQQCLVYLDDLLVHGTSFETTMDTLRQVMERVRAAGLKLHPDKCHFMRREVEFLGHKLGREGISTLEEKVQTIRDWPTPADQVQLKSFLGLASYYRRFVKGFSSIAAPLFRLLSNADALSRRPCAATGCRYCGKREEKERELTATDNPAQLSCRALLVVDMAEWRAQQEQDTDLLPVLRWLENEQRPNWDEVTGLSIATKGLWAKFNALRLDKGVLQRGWKDPATGEERWQVVVPKSLRPAVLEACHGSRGAGHFGVSKTLRRLRQGYYWGQQRRDVEGFCRSCDSCAAHKGPLDQSRAQLQQQPAGAPMERVAVDIMGPFPRTDRGNRYVVAAMDYFTKWPEAYAIPDQEAETVADTLVEGMLSRFGTAGVLHSDQGRNFESRVFAAMCERLGIQKTRTTPLHPQSDGLVERFNRTLAQQLAIITSEHQRDWDTHLPLILMAYRSAVQDSTQCTPALLMLGRELRTPA; this is encoded by the exons ctcttggactttaaagacatttttgccctcacagagtgtgatgtaggcctgacacacttggtggaacacgttattgacactggggatgctcgtcctgttaaaatgcgtcctcgtcgccttcctctggctcatcaggaggcggctgaccaagaactgcgtgagatgctaaagatgggcatcatagagccatctgaaagtccctgggcatctgctgtggtgatggtgcccaagaagaacagtccacgaatgcgcttctgcctggactacaggccacttaataaagttactaaaaaggactcttatccccttcccagaatcgatgagtctctcgacctggtggcagggtcttcttggttctccaccctggacctgcgaagtggttactggcaggtgcctctgtccccagattctagaccaaagacggccttttgcacgaacaggggactgtggcagttcagagtcctgagctttggcctgtgcaacgccccagccacctttgagagacttatggacggtgtgctggctggtgtcccaagacagcagtgtctggtctacctggacgacctcctggtgcatgggacctcttttgaaaccaccatggataccctgagacaggtaatggagagagtaagggccgcaggccttaagctgcacccggacaagtgtcacttcatgaggagggaggtggagttccttggtcacaagttgggtcgggagggcatcagcactttggaggaaaaagtgcagaccattagggactggcccactcccgcagaccaggtgcaactaaaaagcttcctgggactggcgtcatattacaggaggtttgtaaaaggcttctcctccatagctgcaccactctttcgcctgctg tccaatgcggatgcactatcccgccgcccatgtgccgcgacaggctgccgctattgtgggaagcgggaggagaaggagagggaactcacagcaacagataatcctgcacagctctcctgcagGGCACTCCTAGTGGTGGACATGGCAGAATGGAGGGCCCAGCAGGAGCAAGACACCGACCTGCTACCAGTACTACGATGGCTTGAGAACGAGCAGCGACCTAACTGGGATGAGGTTACCGGGCTCTCTATCGCCACCAAAGGGCTGTGGGCCAAGTTCAATGCCCTAAGGTTGGACAAGGGAGTGCTGCAGCGCGGCTGGAAAGATCCTGCTACAGGTGAGGAAAGGTGGCAAGTTGTGGTACCCAAGTCGCTAAGGCCAGCGGTGCTGGAAGCCTGCCATGGGAGTAGAGGCGCTGGCCACTTTGGCGTGTCAAAGACCCTTCGCCGCCTGCGCCAGGGTTACTATTGGGGCCAGCAGCGTAGAGATGTGGAGGGCTTCTGCCGAAGCTGTGACTCCTGTGCCGCCCACAAAGGTCCGCTGGACCAGTCCCGTGCTCAACTTCAACAGCAACCGGCAGGTGCACCGATGGAGCGAGTGGCTGTGGACATCATGGGGCCATTTCCCCGGACTGATAGGGGAAACCGCTATGTGGTTGCTGCTATGGACTATTTTACCAAATGGCCGGAGGCATACGCCATCccggaccaggaggcggagacagtggctgacacattagtggagggaatgctcagcagatttggaacggcaggggttcttcacagtgaccaaggccgtaactttgagtccagggtgtttgctgccatgtgcgaacgccttggaattcagaagacccgcaccacgccactccacccccagagtgatggcctggtggaaaggtttaataggacactggcccagcagttagccatcatcacgtcagaacaccagcgtgactgggacactcacctcccactcatcctaatggcctacaggtcggccgtccaggactccacccagtgcacacccgccctgctcatgttagggagagaactaaggacccctgct